The following DNA comes from Gammaproteobacteria bacterium.
GGATGACCCGAACCTGAAGATTCTGGTTCCGATCGCGCAAGCGCTGGGGGATTTATGCGAGTCTCTGGTCTTCGTCGGCGGTTGCGCAACGGGTTTGCTGGTAACTGCGCAACGCGCGCAGGCGATTCGGCCGACAGCAGATGTGGATGTCATAGTGGAAGCTGTGACCGCCGCAGATTACCATGCGATAGAGAGAGAAGTTACGGCGCGCGGATTCAAGCACGATATCACGCCCGAGGCGCCAATCTGCCGCTGGGTATGGAAGGGTGTGTTGCTGGATCTGCTGCCCAGTGGCCCCGGCGTTCTGGGATTTCATAACCGTTGGTATCCCTTGGCTGTGGAAACCGCCATGAGGGTTTCGTTACCGGGCGGTTGGGTAATTCAGCTGATTACCGCGCCACTATTTGTGGCAACGAAGTTCGAGGCTTTCCATGGCCGTGGCAATAAGGATTATATAGCGAGCCACGATCTCGAAGATTTGCTTACGGTAATCGATGGTCGCCCGGAATTGCTCGAAGAAATCCGGGATTCAGGCAGCGAACTGCGGAACTACCTCGCGGTTGAGATGAAAAGGCTGTTGGATGAGCGCGACTTTCAGCTTGCATTGCCCGGACAGCTTCCCGGTGATGCAGCAAGTCAGGCGCGACTTCCTGAACTGATACGACGGATGCGTTCGATTGCACAACCAGGCGACCAAGAAGAAACAAGGCGATGAATACATCGACTATTGTCCAAAAGCTCTGGAACTACTGCAACGTCCTGCGCGACGACGGCATGTCGTATGGCGACTATGTCGAGCAGCTCACATATCTGCTGTTCCTTAAGATGGCCGACGAGCGCACCAAGGCGCCGTACAACCAGAAGAGCCCGGTGCCGGACAAGTACAGTTGGCCGAGCCTGATAAAGAGAGACGGCGACGAGCTGTTCGACCATTACCGCCACACGCTTGAGGCACTGGGCAACCAGAAGGGCCTGCTCGGGCTGATCTTCAACAAGTCGCAGAACAAGTTCCAGGACCCGGCCAAGCTGCGGCGGCTGATCGTGGACCTCATCGACAAGGAAACCTGGGTGTCGATGAGCGCCGATGTGAAGGGCGATGCCTACGAAGGTTTGCTGGAGAAAAACGCGCAGGACACCAAGTCCGGCGCCGGCCAGTACTTCACGCCGCGCCCGCTGATCCAGGCCATTGTGGATGTCATGGCCCCGAAGCCCGGCGAGACCGTGAGCGACCCGGCCTGCGGCACCGGCGGCTTTCTGCTCGCGGCGCACGACTATGTGGTGAGGCACAACCCCAACCTGACTAAGCCGCAAAAGACCCGGCTCAAGGAGGAAACCTTCAAGGGCTGGGAGCTGGTGCAGGCCACGGCGCGGCTGTGCGCGATGAACATGCTGCTGCACGGCATCGGCAGCCAGGACTTCGAGCCCATCGTGGTATCCGATTCGCTGGCCGCCGACCCCGGCGACCGCTTTGACCTGGTGCTCACCAACCCGCCCTTCGGCAAGAAGAGCAGCACCACGATCGTGGGCGAGGAGGGCAAGGTCAGCAAGGAGCGCGACATCGTCGAGCGCGGCGACTTCTGGACCACCACCTCGAACAAGCAGCTCAACTTCGTCCAGCACGTCAAAACCCTGCTCAAGCAGAACGGCCGCGCCGCCGTGGTCCTGCCCGACAACGTGCTCTTCGAAGGCGGCGCCGGCGAAACCATCCGCCGCAAGCTCCTGCATGAGTGCGACGTCCACACCCTGCTGCGCCTGCCCACCGGATTGTTCTACGCCCAGGGGGTTAAGGCGAATGTTTTATTTTTCGACAAGAAGCCCGCCTCCGAAACGCCGTGGACCAAGAAGCTGTGGATCTACGACCTGCGGACGAACATGCACTTTACGCTCAAGACGAATTCCTTGAAGAGGGAAGACCTCGATGAATTCGTCAAATGCTACAACCCGGAGAACCGCCACAGCCGCAAGGCGACTTGGTCCGACAAGAACCCCGACGGCCGCTGGCGCGCCTACACCTACGAGGAAATCGCCGCCCGCGACAAACTCAGCCTGGATATTTTCTGGCTCAGAGACGAATCTTTGTCGGATTCGGACAATCTGCCCGGTCCGGATGTGATCGCGCGAGAGATTGTGGAGGATCTGGAGGCGGCGCTGGAGCAGTTCAGAGAGATAGCGGGAGATTTGGGCGGGGACATTGTAGAGGAGGTTCAGTGACGGAAAAGACGATATGGGGTATCCATGCCGGTAAGACAGGAGATGCTGATTCACTATTCTTGAAAAAGAATGTGATAGCGCTGGGCTGGGTTGAAATGCGTGATATCGGAAAATTCAAACCTGATCGAGAAGATTTTAAAAAACAAGTAAGCACGAGATTTCCCGAGTGGAAACCGGGGAAAATATACAGTTCAGCTGGCCAGCTTTTCCGCTTTGTCCATGAGATGAAAATTGGTGATCTTGTAGTTTATCCGTCTAAGCATGATCGTCAGATTCACATTGGTGAAGTAGTCGGAAATTTCGAGTATCGGCCCGATCTTATGGAAGGCTATCCACAAATACGGGCAGTTAAGTGGCTTAAACATGTGCCACGCATGCAGTATTCACACAAGGCGCGCTTTATGAAACTGGCTCCGCATTGAGCTTTCCAAATTAAAATTATGCCGATGAGGTTCTGGCTGTTCTGTCTGGTCATGAAGTTCCAATATTGAGTGAAGAGGCGGAGCCAACGAATGCCTCCGATATTGAAGAGCAGACGCGCGATTACGTCATCAAGCAATTGTCCAAGACACTAAAGGGATTGCCTTTGGAGGAGTTCGTGGCCCATCTACTTGAAAAGATGGGATATCACGCTCGCTTGAGTCGAGTCAACGAGCCGAGTGTGGATATCATTGCGCATAAAGATGATCTCGGATTCGAGCCACCAATCATTAAAGTTCAAGTAAAGAGTTCAGATGGGAAGATAGGAGATAAGGATGTTTCCGCTTTATATGGAAAAGTTGGTGAAGGCGAATATGGATTGCTGGTAACGCTGGGTCAATTCACGCCTCACGCGGTTACATTTGCCAACAGCAAAAGCAATTTGAGGCTCGTTGATGGCGCAGATTTAGTGAATCTGATTTTTGAGTACTATGAACAGTTTGATGCAAAATATAAAGGCGTATTGCCACTTAAAAAGATTTACGTGCCACAGACTATAGAAGAATAGGGCTTGTAAAAATAATAGAGTAAATCCGGGCCAGAGATGGATTAAAAGTGTCTCTCTAATCCGGCTTTCTCAGATGCGCATACCCCGGCAGAGTTTGCAGACGCGTATCGGTCATAGCCCCACCCGTAGTGAAGTGATACATGCTCTGCAGCACTTGACCTTTCATCCCCAGCACATCGTGCACGGCGTCATCGAAATAACAGCCGATGCCGGTGCCACGCACACCGGCTGCTTCAGCCTCCAGATAGAGCACCTGGCCGAGGATGCCGGCCTCCCAGAATAACTGGCGGTAAATCCACGGCCCTTGGGCCAGGCTGCTCTGGTATTCGGCCAGCATGCCGAGGCTGAAGGCGCCGTCGGCGGCGATGTCCTGGTGGCAGGACACGGCGCGCGCGGCATTGCGCGTGTCGGTGCTGATGAGCCGGTACAGTTTGAAATGGGCGGGGCAGCCGGCCACGGCGAGCCATTCGAACTTGGGGGAGAATTCCGCGCGCGCGGTGGCTTCGATGGTGTCGTTGCGCAGGAAGACATAGAGCCCGGGTTCGAGCCCTTCCACCCGATGGACGAACAGCAGCAGATGGATGCGGGGCGGCCACGCGATGGCGTCCCACGGCGCGGTGCCGGCGCGCGGCAGGGTCAGGTCCAGCATGCGGTAAAAGGCGGCGGCGGTGATCGAGGTGACGCCGTCGAATTCCTGCGCGCTGCGGCGCTGCTTGATGATCTCGACGGCGCTCTGTTGGCAGGGGCTGGCGAGGGGCGCGGGCAATGCGAGTGGCTGCCAGCGTGTTTCCTGCGTGTGCGGTTTGGTGCAGGCGTCGGCCGCTTCGTCGATGAGCGCCCATTCATATTTATGGTCGCGCGCCAGTCGATTGGCCTGTCCGCGCCAGTGTCGTTCGAGTGTGGCGCGGATGAGTGCTTCGGGTGCGGGTTCGTCGTTGTTCGCCTTGGGCTGGGTGGTCACCTGCAGGATGAGGTCCGGGTGTTCCCGTTCCGCGTCGTTGAAGTCTGGTGCGCGATCCGTACCGAGGAGGGCGCCGATCTCCGCGTCGCCCCAGGCGCCGAGCAGATGCGCCTGCCA
Coding sequences within:
- a CDS encoding SagB family peptide dehydrogenase, which codes for MNKALDTVLAYHLRTKHHFRRYAAGPDGLDWANQPDPFRTFAGSPALELPLLPEGPQPSYADLYTPGRIAPQALSLHTLAALLELSFGLSAWKEFKGSRWALRCNPSSGNLHPTEAYVVIEHCPGVADGVHHYVSRDHVLEHRCEFAAAANGTASRLPPGAFLVGLTSIHWREAWKYGERAYRYCQHDAGHAIAAVRYAAAALGWQAHLLGAWGDAEIGALLGTDRAPDFNDAEREHPDLILQVTTQPKANNDEPAPEALIRATLERHWRGQANRLARDHKYEWALIDEAADACTKPHTQETRWQPLALPAPLASPCQQSAVEIIKQRRSAQEFDGVTSITAAAFYRMLDLTLPRAGTAPWDAIAWPPRIHLLLFVHRVEGLEPGLYVFLRNDTIEATARAEFSPKFEWLAVAGCPAHFKLYRLISTDTRNAARAVSCHQDIAADGAFSLGMLAEYQSSLAQGPWIYRQLFWEAGILGQVLYLEAEAAGVRGTGIGCYFDDAVHDVLGMKGQVLQSMYHFTTGGAMTDTRLQTLPGYAHLRKPD
- a CDS encoding SAM-dependent DNA methyltransferase, translating into MNTSTIVQKLWNYCNVLRDDGMSYGDYVEQLTYLLFLKMADERTKAPYNQKSPVPDKYSWPSLIKRDGDELFDHYRHTLEALGNQKGLLGLIFNKSQNKFQDPAKLRRLIVDLIDKETWVSMSADVKGDAYEGLLEKNAQDTKSGAGQYFTPRPLIQAIVDVMAPKPGETVSDPACGTGGFLLAAHDYVVRHNPNLTKPQKTRLKEETFKGWELVQATARLCAMNMLLHGIGSQDFEPIVVSDSLAADPGDRFDLVLTNPPFGKKSSTTIVGEEGKVSKERDIVERGDFWTTTSNKQLNFVQHVKTLLKQNGRAAVVLPDNVLFEGGAGETIRRKLLHECDVHTLLRLPTGLFYAQGVKANVLFFDKKPASETPWTKKLWIYDLRTNMHFTLKTNSLKREDLDEFVKCYNPENRHSRKATWSDKNPDGRWRAYTYEEIAARDKLSLDIFWLRDESLSDSDNLPGPDVIAREIVEDLEAALEQFREIAGDLGGDIVEEVQ